A window from Podospora bellae-mahoneyi strain CBS 112042 chromosome 1 map unlocalized CBS112042p_1, whole genome shotgun sequence encodes these proteins:
- a CDS encoding uncharacterized protein (EggNog:ENOG503PN96), producing the protein MGVQEQAKRVVKPGGCLPVPHDDLLHFSRCLKYDEREKYVQNAPEHLRSQVGHLLSRVEHVRSEIDARPDGEFWTSRLADHISDFRSKPQPKKTERSPLAATLSRLHIASRTNLSRTSRLDVPEIRLGGKTLSTPNIAAVLSANPSPTFQDIKDHPYKGLEAGAVYYKDGIPYTHPKLEGSFPNQTTPLDDLLSNKGDKSLLKEFCEEGMLRWFHIPSNNMAWVEEAIARHYNEERPPREDLFGKPKIKSKTHEILRRVGWRGHSREGVDPNSPPHTRQLNPGCEVIKSGHENNPNAMCLFAPYLHWETALGLERQNKSIERTTRSAILQHASGMQVQDRVEDTFHQELQVHQVNNTSLSSLAREAIVSSTNHFRSMTMRATTRRGVVGRILFCAARIAKLMVSYEDDELVSKYLYSNPPLHPRRTLHQSLNEYSNFLRDTERLDKDQIVYRATAGLKDPTRQQCSKFCQCSDCTSARATVPRFLMVDQLWVFVLDENTVITSFPQRWGSYFTSDPSGIHSRVRKQLERERDGVSSSYDLVLKIFNVCSRVFYENIKFADRQPMLNYIFSDSINFVTTRELAARQELSQLAQTILAAYRSPDKTQIAEAHKAVMNINPEAGLLRQVDNILSDLSIIRQIKIIQQEVLKQYHVNVARVLVPNYALRAGFEPHTPGLKEVKRMQESLRDDQDVSEETKSAASWTLSCADDSEMFLADQYRQIDRLYRAAEHCQRRLEELLETKNKYAGIVGAWEAVANSIEQSNQGKSIMLFSVLSIIFLPLSFITSIFGMNIQDYRIGLGTLAQELYYVFGVSIIVIFISLLLAFDKFSLALLLYCIKVPTKWVMTRIALLQPASFGTRTRNYRKLNEKRVRKIQQMEEEIQRARLVRDTKEFWRTIEAEQARRRAGLGPQGGKRVDSDKFVV; encoded by the exons ATGGGTGTACAGGAGCAGGCAAAGAGGGTGGTTAAGCCAGGAGGTTGCCTTCCGGTTCCACATGACGACCTATTACACTTCAGTCGCTGCCTCAAGTAcgatgagagagagaaataCGTCCAAAATGCCCCCGAACACCTCCGCAGCCAGGTGGGGCATTTGCTGTCCCGGGTTGAGCATGTCAGGTCCGAGATCGACGCCCGGCCTGATGGAGAGTTCTGGACTTCCAGGTTAGCCGACCACATATCCGACTTCAGATCAAAGCCCCAGCCAAAGAAGACGGAGCGGTCGCCGCTAGCCGCTACTCTTTCCCGACTACACATCGCTAGCCGGACCAACCTCAGCCGAACAAGTCGTCTTGACGTTCCAGAAATCCGCCTTGGTGGCAAAACTTTATCGACACCAAATATCGCCGCGGTCCTTTCAGCCAACCCATCCCCGACATTTCAGGACATCAAGGACCACCCATACAAAGGCCTCGAGGCCGGTGCTGTCTACTACAAAGATGGTATTCCCTACACTCATCCCAAGCTGGAAGGCAGTTTCCCAAACCAAACAACCCCGTTGGACGATTTACTCTCAAACAAGGGTGATAAGAGCTTGCTCAAAGAATTTTGTGAAGAAGGCATGTTGAGATGGTTTCACATTCCGTCCAATAACATGGCCTGGGTAGAA GAAGCGATAGCCCGCCATTACAATGAAGAACGCCCACCAAGAGAGGACCTGTTTGGGAAGCCAAAGATCAAGTCCAAGACACATGAGATTCTTCGACGGGTCGGATGGCGAGGTCACTCTCGGGAAGGCGTTGATCCTAACAGCCCACCCCACACCCGCCAACTGAACCCCGGTTGTGAGGTGATCAAAAGCGGTCACGAAAACAACCCTAACGCCATGTGCCTCTTT GCCCCTTACCTCCACTGGGAGACAGCATTGGGGTTGGAAAGACAAAACAAGTCCATCGAGAGAACCACCAGATCTGCAATTTTACAACATGCGTCAGGCATGCAAGTCCAGGATCGGGTTGAAGATACCTTTCACCAAGAGCTTCAGGTCCACCAAGTCAACAATacttccctctcttcccttGCCCGCGAGGCCATCGTCTCATCCACGAACCACTTTCGTTCCATGACGATGCGGGCTACTACTAGAcgaggtgttgttggaagGATCTTGTTTTGTGCCGCCAGAATCGCAAAGCTGATGGTGTCttatgaggatgatgaactCGTCAGCAAGTACCTTTATTCTAATCCCCCGTTGCATCCCCGACGGACATTGCATCAGTCTCTAAATGAGTATTCCAACTTTCTGAGGGATACTGAACGCTTGGACAAGGATCAGATTGTGTACAGAGCAACAGCTGGGCTCAAAGACCCGACTCGCCAGCAGTGCAGCAAGTTTTGCCAGTGCTCTGACTGTACGAGTGCACGGGCAACTGTGCCTCGGTTTTTGATGGTGGATCAGCTGTGGGTATTTGTCTTGGATGAGA ATACTGTCATCACAAGCTTTCCACAACGCTGGGGATCTTACTTCACAAGCGATCCGTCAGGAATCCACTCTCGAGTAAGAAAGCAGCttgaaagagagagagacgggGTCAGCAGTTCATATGATCTGGTTCTCAAGATCTTCAACGTCTGCAGCAGGGTGTTTTACGAGAATATCAAGTTTGCGGACAGACAGCCCATGCTCAATTACATCTTTTCCGATTCGATCAACTTTGTG ACCACAAGAGAATTGGCCGCCCGTCAAGAGCTCTCCCAGCTTGCTCAGACGATCCTAGCAGCTTACCGTTCCCCTGACAAGACTCAAATCGCCGAAGCCCACAAGGCAGTCATGAACATCAACCCCGAGGCCGGCCTCCTCCGGCAAGTAGACAACATTCTCAGCGACCTGAGCATCATCCGCCAGATCAAGATCATCCAGCAAGAAGTCCTCAAGCAGTACCACGTCAACGTTGCCCGGGTCCTAGTTCCCAACTATGCCCTCCGTGCCGGCTTCGAGCCGCATACACCCGGTCTCAAGGAGGTAAAGCGCATGCAAGAAAGCCTTCGTGATGACCAAGATGTCTCGGAAGAGACCAAGTCAGCGGCAAGCTGGACGCTCTCCTGTGCCGATGACTCGGAGATGTTCCTCGCGGACCAGTACAGGCAGATTGACCGTTTGTACAGAGCAGCGGAACACTGCCAAAGGAgactggaggagctgctAGAGACGAAAAACAAGTACGCCGGCATTGTCGGGGCGTGGGAAGCGGTAGCCAACAGCATCGAGCAAAGCAACCAGGGCAAGTCTATCATGCTGTTCTCAGTACTGAGTATTATTTTC CTGCCCCTCTCTttcatcaccagcatcttCGGCATGAATATCCAAGACTACCGCATCGGTCTCGGCACCCTCGCACAGGAACTCTACTATGTTT TCGGGGTCTCAATAATCGTaatcttcatctccctcctcctcgcctttGACAAGTTCTCCCTCGCACTCCTCCTCTACTGCATCAAGGTTCCCACCAAGTGGGTCATGACTCGGATTGCGCTTCTCCAACCGGCCTCGTTTGGCACCAGGACGAGAAATTACCGCAAGCTCAACGAGAAGCGGGTGAGAAAGATCCAGCagatggaagaggagatCCAGCGGGCGAGGCTGGTGAGGGATACCAAGGAGTTTTGGCGGACGATCGAGGCGGAGCAGGCGAGGAGGCGGGCTGGGTTGGGGCCACAGGGGGGAAAGAGGGTGGATAGTGACAAGTTTGTTGTTTAA
- a CDS encoding uncharacterized protein (EggNog:ENOG503Q312; COG:S), producing the protein MALFQHPARITRRILASQIMMTTSCQASTRHVHTSAAQTAASELLKKVKGQKFVRKQLLDGNQLQKLSLILGRRSEFCTGEPPDGTYLPYGHHLVYFTPSQFESELGADGSDTTFNSPAPFTRRMWAGGEMLWNPQVQLRIGDRVEETTEILDAKAKKSRDGSEMVLVDVEKIFVSPRGVALTDRRSWIFRQPLPAPPTGSIAPVITIPTTKSHIQDDIDLKAGYTMRNLVWSPVALFQFSALTFNAHMIHFNESWTRQVEGHPNVVVHGPLNLINLMNYWRDIHSRGGAIKAKSIAYRALSPLYAEEEYTIGTEAVEEGNGETIRYRLVVKRGEVVCMRGEVVGVRPS; encoded by the exons ATGGCTCTTTTCCAGCACCCCGCGCGCATCACCCGCCGCATTCTAGCCAGCCAGATTATGATGACCACCTCCTGCCAAGCCTCCACCCGTCACGTCCACACCTCCGCCGCCCAGACCGCAGCCAGTGAGCTGTTGAAGAAAGTCAAAGGCCAAAAGTTCGTCCGCAAACAGCTTCTTGATGGAAACCAACTCCAGAAGCTGTCTCTTATCTTGGGTCGACGATCAGAATTCTGCACGGGGGAGCCACCAGACGGCACTTACCTTCCCTACGGTCACCACCTCGTGTacttcaccccctcccagtTCGAGTCAGAGCTAGGAGCGGATGGGTCAGACACAACATTTAACTCGCCGGCCCCATtcacgaggaggatgtgggctggaggggagaTGCTGTGGAACCCACAGGTGCAACTGAGAATAGGAGACAGAGTGGAGGAAACCACCGAGATTCTCGATGCCAAAGCGAAGAAGAGCCGTGATGGGAGtgagatggtgttggtggatgtggaaaaGATATTTGTTTCTCCTCGGGGGGTAGCTCTTACGGACAGAAG ATCATGGATCTTCCGCCAACCACTACCTGCACCGCCTACTGGCTCAATCGCTCCAGTTATTACgatacccaccaccaagtcCCATATTCAGGATGACATAGATCTAAAGGCAGGGTATACCATGCGCAATCTTGTCTGGTCCCCTGTTGCGCTGTTTCAGTTCTCTGCCCTGACGTTCAACGCGCACATGATCCACTTCAACGAAAGCTGGACGAGGCAGGTGGAGGGTCACCCGAATGTGGTTGTGCATGGGCCCTTGAATCTGATTAATCTGATGAATTACTGGCGGGATATTCACTCACGGGGTGGGGCAATCAAGGCGAAGAGTATCGCTTACCGAGCTTTGTCACCGCTGtatgcggaggaggagtacaCCATTGGGACGGAGGCTGTGGAGGAAGGTAATGGGGAGACAATAAGATACAGACTGGTGGTCAAAAGGGGCGAGGTGGTTTGcatgaggggggaggttgtcggTGTCCGGCCAAGCTAG
- a CDS encoding uncharacterized protein (EggNog:ENOG503NY73; COG:I), with the protein MSQLTLRMITRLTRLASNHRPARHQLFSTSARRPLMSTTGFTETQLTVREAVAQVCSEFPNTYWQEHDHNEQDPKEFHAAMAKDGWLGIALPESLGGSGLGISEATMMMQTIAESGAGMAGAQSIHANVYATQPLAKFGSTAQLESTIPKIISGQWRVCFGVTEPNAGLDTLRLSTRATKQSDGSYKVTGQKIWITCAQVASKMILLARTTPLEEVKKPSEGLSLFCIDLDRSSPGLELRRIKKMGGRAVDANEVFFDNYSVGADSLIGEEGQGFKIILHGMNAERCLLAGEALGLGYAALGKAATYARERNVFKRPIGQNQGIAHPLAEVYMKLEAAKLATYHAARLYDSSKADKTIRQDAVGVACNSAKYLAAEAAFSACERAVLTHGGMGYAVEYDVERYFRECLVPRIAPVSREMILNYISEKILDLPRSY; encoded by the coding sequence atgtcacagttaaccctCCGCATGATCACCCGGTTGACGCGCCTGGCTTCCAATCACCGGCCGGCCCGCCATCAACTGttctccacctcggccaggCGCCCCCTGATGTCAACAACAGGCTTCACCGAAACACAGCTCACCGTTCGAGAAGCAGTCGCGCAGGTCTGCTCGGAGTTTCCCAACACCTATTGGCAAGAACACGACCATAATGAGCAAGATCCCAAGGAGTTCCATGCTGCCATGGCCAAAGACGGCTGGCTCGGGATTGCTCTGCCAGAATCTCTTGGCGGATCTGGATTGGGAATATCTGAGGCCACCATGATGATGCAGACGATTGCGGAGTCTGGGGCAGGAATGGCGGGCGCCCAGAGCATACACGCCAATGTCTATGCTACACAGCCGCTGGCCAAGTTTGGGAGCACCGCCCAACTCGAAAGCACCATTCCGAAGATCATTTCGGGTCAATGGCGGGTTTGCTTTGGGGTGACTGAGCCGAACGCGGGACTGGATACGCTGAGACTGTCAACAAGGGCCACGAAGCAGAGCGATGGTTCTTACAAAGTGACTGGGCAAAAGATCTGGATCACTTGCGCTCAAGTGGCCTCCAAGATGATTCTGTTGGCGCGAACCACACCgctggaggaggtcaagaaaCCGAGCGAGGGGCTGTCATTATTCTGCATCGATCTTGATCGTAGCAGCCCAGGTCTTGAACTCCGACGAATCAAGAAGATGGGCGGACGGGCTGTCGATGCTAACGAGGTCTTCTTCGACAACTATTCGGTTGGTGCCGACTCGTTGATTGGCGAGGAAGGGCAAGGCTTCAAGATTATCCTCCATGGCATGAACGCTGAACGCTGCCTGCTCGCCGGCGAGGCTCTTGGTCTGGGGTATGCTGCTCTAGGAAAGGCGGCAACGTATGCTAGAGAACGCAACGTCTTCAAGAGGCCAATCGGACAGAATCAAGGAATCGCCCATCCGCTAGCAGAGGTATACATGAAGCTTGAGGCGGCGAAGTTGGCAACGTATCATGCTGCGCGGTTGTATGATTCGAGCAAGGCCGATAAGACGATACGTCAAGATGCGGTGGGTGTGGCTTGTAATAGTGCAAAGTATCTGGCGGCCGAGGCAGCGTTCTCAGCGTGCGAGAGAGCCGTGTTGACGCATGGGGGAATGGGTTACGCGGTCGAGTATGACGTCGAACGGTACTTTCGAGAGTGTCTCGTGCCGAGGATTGCGCCCGTTAGTCGAGAGATGATTCTGAATTATATCAGTGAAAAGATTTTGGATCTTCCACGGAGTTATTGA